In one window of Tenacibaculum mesophilum DNA:
- a CDS encoding Tex family protein has product MQLISYITSRTQISQKSIQNTIELLNEDCTIPFISRYRKEKTGNLDEVEIGQIVQLKEQFEAIEKRKAAILKALEEQEVLTDELKAKIEKTEDLTTLEDLYLPYKKKRKTKAETARKNGLEPLAKMIMSQRVNDLEFTASKYLSNEVEQIDDALEGARHIISEWINERTDVRNNIRYQLERFATIATKVIKTKKDEDATQKFKDYFDWEENLNRIPSHRLLAILRAEKEGFIRVKISIDDERAIQKIEDRIIRSHNECAEQIELAIADAYKRLLFPALSNEALSIAKEKADESAIKVFAKNLQQLLLGSPLGEKRILAIDPGFRTGCKVVCLSAQGDLLHNETIFPHAPQHQSKEAINKLSSLANAYKIEAIAIGNGTASRETERLVKSVYFKNPVEVFVVSEAGASIYSASKIARDEFPNYDVTVRGAVSIGRRLADPLAELVKIEAKSIGVGQYQHDVDQTQLKKSLDTVVEHCVNKVGVNINTASASLLSYVSGIGPKLAENIVNYRNENGAFSNRTTIKKVPRLGGKAFEQSAGFLRIKNSDNPLDDSAVHPERYALVKQIAKDVGKKVDDLIGNSSVLKQIKLQQYVTDSYGLPTLQDIVKELEKPGLDPREKAKAFSFNEHIKTIDDVQTGMVLPGIVNNITNFGCFVDIGIKESGLVHVSNLSDSFVKDVNEHVSLHQHVQVKVLEVDITRKRIQLSMSF; this is encoded by the coding sequence ATGCAACTTATCTCCTATATAACCTCTCGTACGCAAATCTCACAAAAATCAATTCAAAATACGATTGAATTATTAAATGAAGATTGTACCATTCCTTTTATATCCCGTTACCGAAAAGAAAAAACAGGTAATTTAGATGAAGTTGAAATAGGTCAAATTGTACAACTTAAAGAACAGTTTGAAGCAATAGAGAAACGTAAAGCAGCCATTTTAAAAGCTTTAGAAGAGCAAGAAGTTTTAACCGATGAGTTAAAAGCAAAAATTGAAAAGACAGAAGACTTAACTACACTAGAAGATTTATACCTTCCTTATAAAAAGAAACGAAAAACCAAAGCAGAAACAGCTCGTAAAAACGGGTTAGAACCGTTGGCGAAGATGATTATGAGTCAGCGAGTAAACGATTTGGAATTTACTGCTTCAAAATACCTTTCGAACGAAGTAGAACAAATAGACGATGCTTTAGAAGGTGCCCGTCATATTATTTCTGAATGGATTAACGAACGAACGGATGTCCGTAATAACATTCGTTACCAATTAGAGCGTTTTGCAACCATTGCTACCAAGGTTATCAAAACTAAAAAAGACGAGGATGCTACCCAAAAATTTAAAGATTATTTTGACTGGGAAGAAAATCTAAATCGCATTCCTTCACATAGATTGTTAGCTATTTTGCGCGCCGAAAAAGAAGGTTTTATTCGTGTAAAAATTAGTATTGATGATGAACGAGCTATTCAAAAAATAGAAGACAGAATTATTCGTTCGCATAACGAATGTGCTGAACAAATTGAATTAGCTATTGCTGATGCTTATAAGCGTTTGCTTTTTCCTGCATTATCAAATGAAGCTTTGTCTATAGCTAAAGAAAAGGCAGATGAAAGTGCCATTAAGGTATTTGCTAAAAACCTTCAACAATTACTATTAGGCTCTCCTCTTGGTGAAAAACGAATTTTAGCTATTGATCCAGGATTTAGAACAGGGTGTAAAGTGGTTTGTTTAAGTGCTCAAGGAGATTTATTACATAACGAAACTATTTTTCCACACGCACCTCAACATCAATCAAAAGAAGCAATAAATAAACTTAGCTCTTTAGCTAATGCTTATAAAATAGAAGCTATTGCTATAGGTAACGGAACCGCTTCAAGAGAAACTGAACGATTGGTAAAAAGTGTATATTTTAAAAATCCCGTAGAAGTATTTGTTGTAAGTGAAGCTGGTGCTTCTATTTATTCGGCTTCTAAAATTGCACGAGATGAGTTCCCTAATTATGATGTAACTGTTCGTGGAGCTGTTTCAATCGGTCGTAGATTAGCTGACCCTTTAGCTGAACTGGTAAAGATAGAAGCAAAATCGATTGGGGTTGGGCAATATCAACATGATGTAGACCAAACACAACTAAAAAAATCATTAGACACTGTAGTAGAACATTGTGTAAACAAAGTAGGTGTTAACATTAACACTGCTAGTGCTTCTCTGTTAAGTTATGTTTCTGGTATTGGTCCTAAATTGGCTGAAAATATAGTGAATTACAGAAATGAAAATGGAGCTTTTTCCAATAGAACAACAATAAAGAAAGTCCCTCGTTTGGGAGGAAAAGCATTTGAGCAATCTGCTGGGTTCCTACGAATTAAAAACAGCGATAATCCACTAGATGATTCTGCTGTACATCCAGAGCGCTATGCTTTAGTAAAACAAATAGCCAAAGACGTTGGTAAAAAAGTAGATGATTTGATTGGTAATTCTTCTGTTTTAAAACAAATTAAGCTCCAGCAATATGTAACCGATTCTTACGGGTTACCTACGCTACAAGATATTGTAAAAGAGTTAGAAAAACCAGGATTAGACCCTCGTGAAAAAGCCAAAGCTTTTAGTTTTAACGAACATATTAAAACAATAGATGATGTACAAACAGGCATGGTACTACCCGGAATTGTAAATAACATTACAAATTTTGGTTGCTTTGTTGATATAGGTATTAAAGAAAGTGGTTTGGTACATGTTTCTAACCTTTCTGATTCTTTTGTAAAAGATGTTAACGAACATGTAAGTTTACATCAACACGTTCAAGTTAAGGTATTGGAGGTAGATATTACAAGAAAACGTATTCAATTAAGTATGAGTTTTTAA
- a CDS encoding TonB-dependent receptor plug domain-containing protein yields the protein MLKKQLVMIVFTLAMLSSYAQVKISGSVYDEYLEPFYNAKISNGETFVVSDEEGNFSILLPSNTLPQTITISAFGFNTEEVSIVSFEKKINVVLKENLLLDQVVISASRTPEKIIESPVTIERLGLTDIKKSSSNSFYDALVNLKGVDAREVSYGYKSINTRGFADFNNSRFVQLVDGMDTAAPALNTSAGNLSGVSELDILSVEILPGASSALYGANAYNGIMIMDTKNPFNHTGISVLAKGGMTSQEAAGNSPFYDVSTRMAYKFSDAFAAKVNFSYFEAEEWHATDNRNKRIDTNEIINGSFDAPLSLDYDGINMYGDEDFADLASSTPVLVYLGYLDASSLDEDSTLNFPVGTHISRKGYSERELVKDYKSKNLKFSTSLHYRPFKDESLEIQLATRIAMGDNMFQGAASRFAQRNYYIGQSKLEIKGDNFFVRGYYTRNDAGDTYDLTRTAQRLNSLADAKIPVLSGTTYRPSWGDYYAIQYMDLVNNNSSLIGASGNPFNVSDVDSRVIAMSREFADQYRLNPGTAEFTNGFNSITSTLITEGGSKIYDKSAYAHVDANYNFRSLLNDWADVQVGGSYRNYNPESKGTIFNDANEEISIEEYGFYTQLQKKFLNDRLKFTGSIRYDKSENFSPNYSPRLALNYALGEEKLHIIRASYQTGFRNPTIQEQYMFLPSARKTTIGSTADNLRRIGIPTVSRYEDPTTGNTVTENSITTGDDIINNALLTRSVYDLDFINDKGQNIKSDYKEIQPEEVKTFELGYRSLLNINDTNLDIDFNAFYSIHNDFVFFQDVVVPNIGNVIATGQLDPLAAEAVRTGSVTEFNLITNAKSKINSYGVGIGLNTKLFRNFNIGANYNFTDFEMKEDLDFGSFEPNFNTPKHSVKIQFGNEKLFKNFGFNINARWRDKYRWVSTFVKGDVKARTVLDAQLNYRVPSLKSKFKIGGTNLFGEEYQHAPGLGNIGSLYYLSWIINN from the coding sequence ATGTTAAAAAAACAATTAGTAATGATTGTTTTTACCTTGGCTATGCTATCAAGTTATGCTCAGGTAAAAATATCAGGTTCTGTGTATGATGAATATTTAGAACCGTTTTACAATGCAAAAATTTCAAATGGAGAAACATTTGTTGTTTCAGATGAAGAAGGAAATTTCTCAATCCTTTTACCGAGCAATACGTTACCTCAAACAATAACAATTTCTGCTTTTGGGTTTAATACAGAAGAGGTTTCAATTGTTTCTTTCGAGAAAAAAATAAATGTTGTTTTAAAAGAAAACTTGTTATTAGACCAAGTCGTTATATCAGCTTCTAGAACACCAGAAAAAATTATTGAATCTCCTGTTACCATAGAAAGATTAGGGTTAACCGATATTAAAAAGAGTAGCTCAAATTCATTTTATGATGCCTTGGTAAACTTAAAAGGTGTTGATGCTAGAGAAGTTAGTTATGGATACAAATCTATAAATACTAGAGGATTTGCTGATTTTAATAATTCAAGGTTTGTTCAGTTAGTAGATGGTATGGATACAGCAGCACCAGCTTTAAATACTAGTGCTGGTAATTTATCTGGTGTATCAGAACTAGACATTTTAAGTGTAGAGATACTACCAGGAGCATCTTCAGCATTATATGGTGCCAATGCTTATAATGGTATTATGATAATGGATACCAAAAACCCTTTTAATCATACAGGAATAAGTGTTTTAGCAAAAGGAGGAATGACCAGTCAAGAAGCAGCAGGAAACAGTCCTTTTTATGATGTAAGTACTCGAATGGCCTATAAGTTTAGTGATGCTTTCGCTGCAAAAGTAAACTTCTCTTATTTTGAAGCAGAAGAATGGCATGCTACCGACAATAGAAACAAAAGAATTGATACCAACGAAATTATTAATGGAAGTTTTGATGCTCCTTTAAGCTTAGATTATGATGGTATAAATATGTATGGAGATGAAGATTTTGCTGATTTAGCTAGCTCAACTCCTGTGCTTGTATATTTAGGGTATTTAGATGCTTCATCACTAGATGAAGATTCTACATTAAACTTCCCTGTAGGAACACATATTAGTAGAAAAGGGTATTCAGAAAGAGAATTAGTTAAAGATTACAAATCTAAAAACTTAAAATTTTCAACCTCTTTACATTATAGACCCTTTAAAGATGAATCATTAGAAATTCAATTAGCTACAAGAATAGCAATGGGAGATAATATGTTTCAAGGAGCTGCTTCAAGGTTTGCGCAACGTAACTATTATATTGGACAATCTAAATTAGAAATAAAAGGAGATAATTTCTTTGTAAGAGGTTATTATACACGTAATGACGCTGGTGATACTTACGATTTAACAAGAACAGCTCAAAGACTAAATTCTTTAGCTGATGCTAAGATTCCTGTTTTATCTGGTACAACTTACAGACCAAGCTGGGGAGATTATTATGCAATACAGTATATGGATTTAGTTAATAATAACTCATCTTTAATAGGAGCTTCAGGTAATCCTTTTAATGTAAGTGATGTTGATTCAAGAGTTATAGCAATGTCTAGAGAATTTGCAGATCAATATAGGTTAAACCCAGGTACTGCTGAATTTACCAATGGGTTTAATTCAATTACATCAACCTTAATAACTGAAGGAGGTAGTAAAATTTACGATAAAAGTGCTTATGCGCATGTAGATGCAAACTACAACTTTAGAAGCTTACTTAATGATTGGGCAGATGTTCAAGTAGGAGGTTCTTATAGAAACTATAATCCAGAATCAAAAGGAACAATATTTAATGATGCTAACGAAGAAATTAGTATTGAAGAATATGGTTTTTATACTCAACTTCAAAAGAAATTTTTAAATGACAGATTAAAGTTTACAGGTTCTATCCGTTACGATAAATCTGAGAATTTTTCTCCAAACTATTCTCCAAGATTAGCGCTTAATTATGCTTTAGGAGAAGAAAAACTACATATAATTAGGGCATCTTATCAAACAGGTTTTAGAAACCCAACAATTCAAGAACAATATATGTTTTTGCCTTCTGCAAGAAAAACTACTATAGGTTCTACAGCAGATAACCTAAGAAGAATAGGCATCCCTACTGTTAGTAGATATGAAGATCCTACTACGGGTAATACTGTAACAGAAAATTCTATTACGACAGGAGATGATATAATTAATAATGCTTTATTAACAAGGTCTGTATATGATTTAGATTTTATTAACGATAAAGGACAAAATATTAAATCTGATTATAAAGAGATACAACCAGAAGAGGTAAAAACATTTGAATTAGGTTATAGAAGCCTTTTAAACATTAATGATACTAATTTAGATATAGATTTTAACGCTTTTTATAGTATCCATAATGACTTTGTATTCTTTCAAGATGTAGTAGTGCCTAATATTGGAAATGTTATAGCAACAGGACAATTAGACCCTTTAGCTGCTGAAGCAGTTAGAACGGGAAGTGTAACAGAGTTTAACTTAATAACCAATGCTAAATCTAAGATAAACTCTTATGGTGTGGGTATAGGGCTTAACACAAAGCTATTTAGAAACTTTAATATAGGTGCAAATTATAACTTCACAGATTTTGAAATGAAGGAAGATTTAGATTTTGGATCTTTTGAACCTAACTTTAACACACCAAAACATAGTGTTAAAATCCAGTTTGGTAATGAAAAGCTTTTCAAAAATTTTGGATTTAACATCAATGCACGATGGAGAGATAAATACAGATGGGTGTCTACTTTTGTAAAGGGAGATGTAAAAGCAAGAACTGTTTTAGATGCACAATTAAATTATCGTGTACCTAGTTTAAAATCGAAGTTTAAAATAGGTGGAACAAATTTATTTGGAGAAGAATATCAACATGCTCCTGGTTTAGGAAACATAGGTAGTTTGTATTATCTTTCTTGGATTATTAATAACTAA
- a CDS encoding energy transducer TonB, protein MRKYFLVIFLLSSLSFYAQKEVCESPDDSFMDVNSITKCTIEPVKNSKKKADRQIKVKISASKRYLKKRVLKKKAQAINSVSTLNVNEVSTTQPVDIENKNLTSGYENNLTRITEMLSKEELSKATKLYYTEKIPSFDKCKNTKKKERLDCFNLEMVNHINKHFRYPGEAVRNQIQGEVWIRFVIDRDGYVTNIKTLGPDGGEILNEEAKRVVSMLPRFEPGKNNGKRVPVKYGFPINFSLEE, encoded by the coding sequence ATGAGAAAGTATTTTTTAGTGATTTTTTTGTTGTCATCTTTAAGTTTTTATGCTCAAAAAGAAGTGTGTGAATCTCCAGATGATTCTTTTATGGATGTAAATAGTATAACAAAGTGTACTATAGAACCTGTAAAAAACTCAAAGAAAAAGGCAGATAGACAAATTAAAGTTAAAATATCAGCAAGCAAAAGATATCTTAAAAAAAGAGTCCTTAAAAAAAAGGCACAAGCTATAAATTCAGTTAGTACTTTAAATGTTAACGAGGTTTCAACTACACAACCTGTAGATATTGAAAATAAAAACCTAACATCAGGGTATGAAAATAATTTAACAAGAATAACAGAAATGTTATCTAAAGAAGAGTTATCAAAAGCAACTAAACTTTATTATACAGAAAAAATACCTTCTTTTGATAAATGTAAAAATACCAAGAAAAAAGAGAGACTTGATTGTTTTAATTTAGAGATGGTTAATCACATTAATAAACATTTTCGCTATCCAGGAGAAGCTGTAAGAAACCAAATTCAAGGAGAAGTTTGGATTCGTTTCGTTATAGATAGAGATGGTTATGTAACAAATATTAAAACTTTAGGCCCTGACGGAGGAGAAATTCTTAATGAAGAAGCAAAACGAGTGGTATCTATGCTACCTCGCTTCGAACCAGGGAAAAATAATGGAAAACGTGTACCTGTAAAATATGGTTTTCCAATAAACTTTTCATTAGAAGAATAA
- a CDS encoding single-stranded DNA-binding protein, whose product MNALKNRVQLIGNLGNTPEIITLDSGKKLAKFAIATNETYKNAQGEKITDTQWHNIVAWNKTAEIIEKYLEKGKEVMIEGRLTSRSFEDKEGNKRYITEVVCNELLMLGSK is encoded by the coding sequence ATGAACGCACTAAAAAACAGAGTACAGTTAATAGGTAATTTAGGAAACACTCCAGAAATCATCACTTTAGATTCTGGAAAGAAACTAGCAAAATTTGCTATTGCAACTAATGAGACTTATAAAAATGCACAAGGAGAAAAGATAACCGATACCCAATGGCATAATATTGTTGCTTGGAATAAAACAGCAGAAATAATAGAAAAATACCTAGAAAAAGGAAAAGAAGTAATGATTGAAGGTAGATTGACTTCTCGCTCTTTTGAAGATAAAGAAGGTAATAAACGTTATATAACAGAAGTAGTTTGTAATGAATTATTAATGTTAGGGAGCAAGTAA
- a CDS encoding GNAT family N-acetyltransferase: MKFYLETERLILREFRESETEGVFELDSNPEVHKYLGKNPITTYKQAEDIITFFEEQYKERGIGRFAAFEKASGEFIGWSGLKLNTGEKEALNGFTNFIDIGYRFIPRFWGKGYASESAFACLDFGFKQMNYDIIYGAADVENIGSNKILQKIGLQFINQFGYKGVDVNWYELKKSDYGK, from the coding sequence ATGAAATTTTATTTAGAAACCGAACGTTTAATTTTAAGAGAATTTAGAGAAAGTGAAACAGAAGGGGTTTTTGAGTTAGATTCTAATCCTGAAGTGCATAAATATTTAGGAAAGAATCCTATAACAACTTACAAACAAGCTGAAGACATTATAACCTTTTTTGAAGAACAATATAAAGAAAGGGGTATTGGTAGGTTTGCGGCTTTTGAAAAAGCATCAGGAGAATTCATAGGATGGTCTGGATTAAAACTCAACACGGGAGAAAAAGAAGCATTAAATGGTTTTACTAATTTTATTGATATTGGTTATCGTTTTATTCCGCGTTTTTGGGGTAAAGGTTATGCTTCCGAATCTGCTTTTGCTTGTTTAGACTTCGGTTTTAAACAAATGAATTATGATATTATTTATGGTGCAGCTGATGTAGAAAATATTGGTTCTAACAAAATTCTACAAAAAATAGGATTACAGTTTATAAACCAGTTTGGTTATAAGGGTGTAGATGTTAACTGGTACGAACTTAAAAAATCAGATTATGGAAAATAA
- a CDS encoding CBS domain-containing protein produces MAIKSFQGKRSSTPQEEKVPMLVSDYMSTKLITFKEEQPIEDAIDILIKHKISGGPVVNEKNELVGIISEGDCIKQISESRYHNSPTGKNNTVGKAMVKEVETIDGNMNILDAANKFLQSRRRRFPIVQNGKLAGQISQKDVLIAAMKLKGNTWK; encoded by the coding sequence ATGGCAATTAAAAGTTTTCAAGGAAAGAGATCGAGTACACCACAAGAAGAGAAGGTGCCAATGCTAGTATCAGATTATATGAGCACAAAGTTAATTACATTTAAAGAAGAACAACCTATTGAAGATGCGATAGATATACTTATTAAGCATAAAATATCGGGAGGACCTGTTGTTAATGAAAAAAATGAATTGGTAGGAATTATTTCAGAAGGTGATTGTATAAAACAAATATCAGAAAGCAGGTATCACAACTCACCAACAGGTAAGAACAATACCGTTGGAAAAGCCATGGTGAAAGAAGTTGAAACGATTGATGGTAATATGAATATTTTAGATGCTGCCAATAAATTTTTACAATCACGTAGAAGACGTTTCCCTATTGTTCAAAATGGTAAGCTAGCAGGACAAATCAGTCAAAAAGATGTACTTATTGCAGCCATGAAATTAAAAGGGAATACGTGGAAGTAA